Proteins encoded together in one Lathyrus oleraceus cultivar Zhongwan6 chromosome 5, CAAS_Psat_ZW6_1.0, whole genome shotgun sequence window:
- the LOC127081449 gene encoding probable galacturonosyltransferase-like 3, whose amino-acid sequence MMQPTPVTRALVFFFFAAVCFPPALCSDEVQSFREAPAFRNGRECPPRQTSSVIHIAMTLDATYLRGSIAGVFSVLQHASCPENVVFHFVTTTHRRRQELRRIIISTFPYLNFHIYHFDSNLVRGKISYSIRRALDQPLNYARMYLADLVPATAQRIIYFDSDLIVVDDVAKLWNIDLGDHVLGAPEYCHANFTNYFTHRFWSNPAYASSFKGRGACYFNTGVMVIDLWKWREGRYTEKLENWMRIQKRSRIYELGSLPPFLLVFAGNVERVEHRWNQHGLGGDNVEGLCRDLHPGPVSLLHWSGKGKPWLRIDSKKPCPLDSLWAPYDLFRHSPSPFCDS is encoded by the coding sequence ATGATGCAACCGACACCAGTTACACGCGCTCTTGTGTTTTTCTTCTTCGCCGCGGTTTGTTTCCCGCCGGCGTTATGTTCCGATGAAGTCCAGTCGTTCCGTGAAGCGCCAGCATTTCGAAACGGTAGGGAATGTCCGCCGCGCCAAACGTCATCCGTCATCCACATTGCAATGACTCTGGACGCTACCTACCTCCGTGGCTCCATTGCCGGTGTTTTCTCTGTCTTGCAACACGCTTCGTGTCCAGAGAACGTAGTGTTCCATTTCGTTACTACCACGCACCGCCGCCGGCAAGAGCTCCGTCGCATCATCATTTCAACATTCCCGTACCTGAATTTCCACATCTATCACTTCGATTCAAATCTCGTGAGAGGAAAGATCTCGTACTCGATTCGCCGCGCGCTCGACCAGCCGCTCAATTACGCGAGGATGTACCTCGCCGATCTAGTTCCGGCGACCGCTCAGCGAATCATTTACTTCGATTCTGACCTAATTGTGGTTGATGACGTGGCGAAACTTTGGAACATCGATTTAGGAGATCACGTACTTGGCGCGCCGGAGTATTGTCACGCTAATTTCACTAACTACTTCACGCATCGGTTCTGGTCGAATCCGGCTTATGCGTCGTCGTTTAAGGGGCGTGGTGCGTGTTACTTTAACACAGGTGTGATGGTGATTGATCTTTGGAAATGGCGTGAGGGAAGATACACGGAGAAGCTTGAGAACTGGATGCGGATCCAGAAACGGAGCCGGATCTACGAGCTTGGTTCTCTGCCGCCGTTTCTTCTGGTGTTCGCCGGAAATGTCGAGAGAGTGGAGCATAGATGGAACCAGCATGGCCTCGGCGGTGATAACGTTGAAGGACTCTGCCGCGATCTGCATCCTGGTCCGGTGAGTCTTCTGCATTGGAGTGGGAAGGGGAAACCCTGGCTTAGAATCGATTCTAAGAAGCCTTGTCCGTTGGATAGTTTGTGGGCTCCTTATGATCTCTTTCGTCATTCTCCTTCCCCGTTCTGTGATTCCTAA